From the Methanomassiliicoccus luminyensis B10 genome, one window contains:
- a CDS encoding deoxycytidylate deaminase, with amino-acid sequence MNGRPDNDTYFMRMAELVATRSTCLRRNVGAVIVKEKRVLTTGYNGAPKGLKHCAEVGCVRLVNHIESGTRHELCRGVHAEQNAVIQAAYFGVSVKDASIYITNFPCVLCAKILVNAGIREIVYKDDYVDELSRKVLEESKVEVRRYSGPDPLTPCP; translated from the coding sequence ATGAACGGCAGGCCGGACAACGATACCTACTTCATGCGCATGGCCGAGCTGGTGGCCACCCGGTCCACCTGCCTGCGCCGGAACGTGGGCGCCGTCATAGTGAAGGAGAAGCGGGTCCTCACCACCGGGTACAATGGGGCCCCCAAAGGCCTCAAGCACTGCGCCGAGGTCGGCTGCGTCAGGCTGGTCAACCACATTGAATCAGGGACGCGCCACGAGCTGTGCCGGGGGGTCCACGCCGAGCAGAACGCGGTCATCCAGGCGGCCTACTTCGGCGTGAGCGTCAAGGATGCCAGCATCTACATCACCAACTTCCCCTGCGTGCTGTGCGCCAAGATCCTGGTCAACGCCGGGATCAGGGAGATAGTGTACAAGGACGACTACGTCGATGAGCTGTCGAGGAAGGTCCTTGAGGAGAGCAAGGTCGAGGTACGCCGCTACAGCGGCCCCGACCCTCTCACCCCGTGCCCATGA
- a CDS encoding S26 family signal peptidase, producing the protein MSEGEQTSSLLSSLKAFIVAPLIFIIILGAIFAYSGIWPPLVVIESKSMQHDAYQASDYVGPSSIGAIDTGDIVIVKEVNGLGDVVTYVEGATSGFETYGEYGDVVIYYKSGMAKPIIHRAIVELEYNETGGGFDVPSLLDLPDDAWSVSPGPQQVWNLQGFLILYDVGYAEVTVSIDLNAMLDTMGSNAHGGLITMGDNNWYTNNQGGNIGRYDQGFLSVKEPIEGDWVIGKARGELPWFGLLKLWFTGTAPEYTPPNSQTNLFITLGVVIGVPIVLDTANTLLKKRGVHMFGWTGKLSTRRLWTRLKGKR; encoded by the coding sequence GTGTCCGAGGGGGAGCAGACCAGTTCCTTATTATCATCGCTTAAGGCCTTCATCGTGGCCCCCCTGATCTTCATCATCATCCTCGGCGCCATCTTCGCCTACAGCGGCATCTGGCCGCCCCTGGTGGTCATAGAGTCCAAGAGCATGCAGCATGACGCTTACCAGGCCAGCGACTACGTCGGCCCCAGCAGCATCGGGGCCATCGACACCGGGGATATCGTCATCGTGAAAGAGGTGAACGGCCTCGGTGACGTGGTGACTTACGTCGAGGGCGCCACGTCGGGTTTCGAGACCTACGGCGAGTACGGGGACGTGGTGATCTACTACAAGTCAGGCATGGCCAAGCCCATCATACACCGGGCCATAGTGGAGCTGGAGTACAACGAGACGGGGGGCGGGTTCGACGTGCCATCGCTGCTGGACCTTCCAGATGATGCGTGGTCGGTGTCCCCCGGGCCGCAACAGGTGTGGAACCTCCAAGGGTTCCTGATCCTGTACGATGTAGGGTATGCCGAGGTCACCGTGAGCATCGACCTCAACGCCATGCTGGATACCATGGGGAGCAACGCGCACGGCGGCCTCATCACCATGGGGGACAACAACTGGTACACCAACAACCAGGGCGGCAACATAGGCCGGTACGATCAGGGATTCCTTTCCGTCAAGGAGCCCATCGAGGGGGACTGGGTCATCGGCAAGGCCCGCGGCGAGCTGCCCTGGTTCGGGCTGCTGAAGCTGTGGTTCACCGGCACCGCGCCGGAATACACCCCGCCGAACAGCCAGACCAACCTGTTCATCACTCTGGGCGTGGTCATAGGGGTGCCGATCGTGCTGGACACCGCCAATACCCTGCTGAAGAAGCGGGGCGTGCACATGTTCGGATGGACCGGGAAGCTCAGCACCAGGCGCCTGTGGACCAGGCTGAAGGGCAAAAGATGA
- a CDS encoding ORC1-type DNA replication protein encodes MEENIFQPYLNSKRIFQRNREILRSSYIPDELPHRKEQINQLASILVTALKGDRPSNVLIFGKTGTGKTASVKYLEKEIKKADSQFNRVHYLYMNCEVVDTQYGVLQNIGNTFFTDDKFKDRIPFTGWSTERVYNILREKIDETNRVVIIVLDELDKLVYKSGDDVLYHLSRINDDLQNAKVSLIGISNDLKFTEFLDPRVKSRLGEEKMVFPPYNAEQLRDILNQRSDLAFYQGVIDPSVPPLCSALAAQEHGDARRALDLLRVAAEIAERNGDDKVTEAHVYKAKNKIELDCVTEAIRTLPTQSKLVLMAIMLQEERGEGRLTTGDVYETYREISQIVSVTVLTQRRVTDLISELDMLGIIHARVRSFGRGGRTKEIESSVPVVETKKILEEDEILQGIKNYRPKNQTTLI; translated from the coding sequence TTGGAAGAGAACATATTCCAACCATACTTGAACTCGAAGCGCATTTTCCAGCGCAACCGTGAGATCCTCAGATCGTCGTACATCCCGGACGAGCTGCCCCACCGCAAGGAGCAGATCAACCAGCTCGCCTCGATCCTGGTCACCGCCCTCAAGGGCGACCGGCCGTCCAACGTCCTCATCTTCGGCAAGACCGGGACGGGAAAGACCGCCTCGGTGAAGTACCTGGAGAAGGAGATAAAGAAGGCCGACTCCCAGTTCAACCGCGTTCACTACCTGTACATGAACTGCGAGGTGGTGGACACTCAGTACGGTGTCCTGCAGAACATCGGCAACACCTTCTTCACCGATGACAAGTTCAAGGACCGCATCCCCTTCACTGGCTGGAGCACCGAGCGTGTGTACAACATCCTACGGGAGAAGATCGATGAGACCAACAGGGTCGTGATCATCGTCCTGGACGAACTGGACAAACTGGTGTACAAATCCGGCGACGACGTCCTCTACCATCTCTCCAGGATCAACGACGACCTCCAGAACGCCAAGGTATCGCTCATCGGCATCTCCAACGACCTCAAGTTCACCGAGTTCCTCGATCCTCGCGTGAAAAGCCGCCTGGGCGAGGAGAAGATGGTGTTCCCGCCGTACAATGCCGAGCAGCTGAGGGATATCCTGAACCAGCGTTCCGATCTCGCGTTCTACCAGGGCGTCATCGACCCCAGTGTGCCCCCGCTCTGCTCGGCCTTGGCCGCCCAGGAGCACGGGGACGCCCGCAGGGCCCTCGACCTTTTGAGAGTGGCGGCGGAGATCGCCGAGCGCAACGGGGACGACAAGGTCACCGAGGCGCACGTGTACAAGGCCAAGAACAAGATCGAGCTGGACTGCGTTACGGAGGCGATACGCACGCTGCCGACGCAGTCGAAGCTGGTGCTCATGGCCATCATGCTCCAGGAGGAGAGGGGAGAGGGCCGGCTGACCACCGGGGACGTGTACGAAACGTACCGGGAGATAAGCCAGATCGTCAGCGTGACCGTGCTCACGCAGAGGCGCGTCACCGACCTCATATCCGAGCTGGACATGCTGGGCATCATTCATGCCCGGGTGAGGTCCTTCGGCCGCGGGGGGCGCACCAAGGAGATAGAGTCCTCCGTGCCGGTGGTGGAAACGAAGAAAATCCTGGAGGAGGACGAGATCCTCCAGGGCATCAAGAACTACCGGCCCAAGAACCAGACCACCCTGATCTGA